The following are from one region of the Flavimobilis soli genome:
- a CDS encoding sugar phosphate isomerase/epimerase family protein produces MARPITLFTGQWADLPFEEVARLAAGWGYDGLEIACWGDHLDPWRVDEPGYVDGRLEILERHGLKVWAISNHLKGQAVCDDPIDERHRAMLPDVVWGDGDPEGVRSRAAEEMKLTARLAARLGVDTVVGFTGSSIWKYVAMFPPVPDGLVEAGYRDFADRWNPILDVFDAEGVRFAHEVHPSEIAYDYWTTHAALEAVEHREAFGLNWDPSHMVWQDIDPVSFLWDFRDRIYHVDCKDTKKRMGNGRNGRLSSHLPWADMRRGWDFVSTGHGDVPWEDAFRMLNTIGYSGPISVEWEDAGMDRLVGAPEALELVRRLAFEAPEASFDSAFSVRE; encoded by the coding sequence GTGGCACGACCGATCACGTTGTTCACCGGGCAGTGGGCCGACCTCCCGTTCGAGGAGGTAGCGAGGCTCGCGGCCGGATGGGGCTACGACGGCCTGGAGATCGCCTGCTGGGGCGACCATCTCGACCCGTGGCGCGTCGACGAGCCCGGGTACGTCGACGGGCGCCTCGAGATCCTCGAGCGGCACGGGCTCAAGGTGTGGGCCATCTCGAACCACCTCAAGGGGCAGGCGGTGTGCGACGACCCGATCGACGAGCGCCACCGCGCGATGCTCCCTGACGTCGTGTGGGGCGACGGTGACCCGGAAGGGGTCCGGAGCCGTGCCGCCGAGGAGATGAAGCTGACGGCGCGCCTCGCCGCGCGGCTGGGGGTCGACACGGTCGTCGGCTTCACGGGCTCGTCCATCTGGAAGTACGTCGCGATGTTCCCGCCCGTCCCGGACGGGCTCGTGGAGGCTGGCTACCGCGACTTCGCCGATCGGTGGAACCCGATCCTCGACGTGTTCGACGCCGAGGGTGTGCGCTTCGCGCACGAGGTGCACCCGAGCGAGATCGCGTACGACTACTGGACGACGCACGCGGCGCTGGAGGCGGTCGAGCATCGCGAGGCCTTCGGGTTGAACTGGGACCCGAGCCACATGGTGTGGCAGGACATCGACCCCGTGAGCTTCCTCTGGGACTTCCGCGACCGGATCTACCACGTCGACTGCAAGGACACGAAGAAGAGGATGGGGAACGGCCGCAACGGTCGGCTCTCGTCGCACCTCCCGTGGGCTGACATGCGGCGGGGGTGGGACTTCGTGTCGACCGGGCACGGAGACGTGCCGTGGGAGGACGCGTTCCGGATGCTCAACACGATCGGGTACAGCGGCCCGATCTCGGTCGAGTGGGAGGACGCCGGGATGGACCGGCTCGTGGGGGCGCCCGAGGCGCTCGAGCTCGTCCGGCGGCTCGCGTTCGAGGCGCCGGAGGCGTCGTTCGACTCGGCGTTCAGCGTCCGGGAATGA
- the gatA gene encoding Asp-tRNA(Asn)/Glu-tRNA(Gln) amidotransferase subunit GatA, with the protein MDLTRLSAAKLAELLAAGTVTSVEVTQAHLDRIDAVDDKVHAFLHISDAEALKTAADVDARRAAGEKLHPLAGVPIAIKDVVVTEGLPTTAGSKILEGWIPPYDATLIERIKEAGLPILGKTNMDEFAMGSSTEHSAYGNTHNPWDLERIPGGSGGGSAAAVAAFEAPLAIGTDTGGSIRQPGAVTGTVGVKPTYGSVSRYGLIAMASSLDQAGPVTRTVLDSALLHELIGGHDPRDSTSIDEPLPGLVEAAREGALGDLTGLRIGIVKELSGEGYQEGVSARFNESVALLEKAGATVVEVSCPHFEYALAAYYLIMPSEASSNLAKFDGMRFGLRVEPTEGPVTAERVMSATRGAGFGDEVKRRVILGTYALSAGYYDAYYGSAQKVRTLIQRDFDAAFEAADVLVSPTAPTTAFKLGEKLDDPLAMYLNDVATIPANLAGIPGISVPNGLSDDGLPVGFQILAPAKADDRLYRVGAALEAALENTWGAPLLAQAPELETAR; encoded by the coding sequence ATGGACCTCACCAGACTCTCGGCAGCCAAGCTGGCCGAGCTCCTCGCCGCGGGCACGGTGACCTCCGTCGAGGTCACGCAGGCTCACCTCGACCGGATCGACGCCGTCGACGACAAGGTGCACGCCTTCCTGCACATCTCCGACGCCGAGGCGCTCAAGACCGCCGCCGACGTCGACGCACGCCGCGCCGCGGGCGAGAAGCTCCACCCCCTCGCGGGCGTCCCCATCGCCATCAAGGACGTCGTCGTCACCGAGGGCCTTCCCACCACGGCGGGGTCGAAGATCCTCGAAGGCTGGATCCCGCCGTACGACGCGACGCTCATCGAGCGCATCAAGGAGGCCGGCCTCCCGATCCTCGGCAAGACCAACATGGACGAGTTCGCCATGGGGTCCTCCACCGAGCACTCCGCCTACGGCAACACGCACAACCCGTGGGACCTCGAGCGGATCCCCGGCGGCTCAGGCGGTGGCTCCGCAGCCGCGGTCGCCGCCTTCGAGGCGCCCCTCGCGATCGGCACGGACACCGGCGGCTCGATCCGTCAGCCCGGCGCCGTCACCGGCACGGTCGGTGTCAAGCCGACATACGGCTCCGTCTCCCGCTACGGCCTCATCGCCATGGCGTCGTCCCTCGACCAGGCTGGCCCCGTCACACGGACCGTCCTCGACTCCGCCCTGCTCCACGAGCTCATCGGTGGTCACGACCCGCGCGACTCGACCTCGATCGACGAGCCGCTCCCCGGGCTCGTCGAGGCCGCCCGCGAGGGCGCGCTCGGCGACCTGACCGGGCTGCGCATCGGCATCGTCAAGGAGCTCTCGGGCGAGGGCTACCAGGAGGGCGTGAGCGCCCGGTTCAACGAGTCGGTCGCTCTTCTCGAGAAGGCCGGCGCGACCGTCGTCGAGGTCTCCTGCCCGCACTTCGAGTACGCGCTCGCCGCGTACTACCTGATCATGCCGTCCGAGGCATCGAGCAACCTCGCCAAGTTCGACGGCATGCGCTTCGGCCTGCGCGTCGAGCCCACCGAGGGCCCCGTCACCGCTGAGCGCGTCATGTCCGCCACCCGCGGCGCCGGCTTCGGCGACGAGGTCAAGCGCCGCGTCATCCTCGGCACGTACGCACTGTCCGCCGGCTACTACGACGCGTACTACGGCAGCGCGCAGAAGGTCCGCACCCTCATCCAGCGCGACTTCGACGCCGCGTTCGAGGCCGCCGACGTGCTCGTCTCGCCGACCGCCCCCACCACGGCCTTCAAGCTGGGGGAGAAGCTCGACGACCCGCTCGCGATGTACCTCAACGACGTCGCGACGATCCCCGCGAACCTCGCGGGCATCCCCGGGATCTCCGTCCCCAACGGCCTGTCCGACGACGGCCTGCCGGTCGGCTTCCAGATCCTCGCCCCGGCGAAGGCCGACGACCGTCTGTACCGCGTCGGCGCGGCCCTCGAGGCCGCACTCGAGAACACGTGGGGTGCGCCGCTGCTCGCGCAGGCCCCGGAACTGGAGACCGCACGATGA
- a CDS encoding Gfo/Idh/MocA family protein, which produces MSSSSLPRLGVGMIGYAFMGAAHSQAWRTAPRFFPLPFDVDMAVLCGRDEGRVRDAAARLAWHDVETDWRALVARDDVDLVDVCTPGDTHAEIAVAALEAGKHVLCEKPLANSVAEAERMVAAAEAAAAAHGVVAMVGFTYRRVPAIQLARQLVAEGRLGQVRHVRAQYLQDWIADPAAPMSWRLDRSRAGSGALGDIGAHVVDLAQFITGENLTGVSGMLETFVHERPVAAEHSGLHGTAGQGTAQVTVDDAAIFYGRLSGGGLATFEATRFAWGRKNAIRVEVNGSAGSLAFDFEDMNVLHLFDATEDTRTAGFRRIVVTEPEHPFVAAWWPAGHGLGYEHGFTHQVVDLLGGIASGEAPRPTFADGLQVQRVLAAVEESSTSGNRWVPIQETPAATVGAHE; this is translated from the coding sequence ATGAGCAGCTCGAGCTTGCCGCGCCTGGGCGTGGGCATGATCGGCTACGCGTTCATGGGAGCTGCGCACTCCCAGGCGTGGCGCACGGCGCCACGCTTCTTCCCGCTCCCGTTCGACGTGGACATGGCGGTGCTGTGCGGACGCGACGAGGGCCGTGTCCGCGACGCCGCGGCGAGGCTGGCGTGGCACGACGTCGAGACGGACTGGCGTGCGCTCGTCGCCCGGGACGACGTCGACCTCGTCGACGTCTGCACGCCGGGCGACACGCACGCTGAGATCGCCGTCGCGGCGCTCGAGGCGGGCAAGCACGTGCTGTGCGAGAAGCCGCTCGCGAACTCGGTGGCAGAAGCCGAGCGGATGGTCGCCGCGGCCGAGGCGGCGGCCGCCGCGCACGGCGTCGTCGCGATGGTGGGCTTCACCTACCGGCGCGTCCCGGCGATCCAGCTCGCACGGCAGCTCGTGGCCGAGGGGCGGCTCGGGCAGGTGCGCCACGTGCGCGCGCAGTACCTGCAGGACTGGATCGCGGACCCGGCGGCTCCGATGTCGTGGCGTCTCGACCGGTCGCGCGCGGGCTCGGGCGCCCTCGGTGACATCGGGGCGCACGTCGTCGACCTGGCGCAGTTCATCACGGGGGAGAACCTCACCGGGGTCTCCGGGATGCTCGAGACGTTCGTCCACGAGCGTCCCGTGGCTGCGGAGCACTCGGGGCTCCACGGCACGGCGGGGCAGGGGACGGCGCAGGTGACGGTCGACGACGCCGCGATCTTCTACGGGCGGCTGTCCGGCGGCGGGCTCGCGACGTTCGAGGCGACGCGTTTCGCGTGGGGCCGCAAGAACGCGATCCGGGTGGAGGTCAACGGCTCCGCCGGCTCGCTCGCGTTCGATTTCGAGGACATGAACGTCCTGCACCTGTTCGACGCGACCGAGGACACCCGGACGGCCGGGTTCAGGCGAATCGTCGTGACCGAGCCCGAGCACCCGTTCGTGGCCGCGTGGTGGCCCGCGGGTCACGGGCTCGGGTACGAGCACGGGTTCACGCACCAGGTGGTCGACCTGCTCGGGGGCATCGCCTCGGGCGAGGCGCCCCGTCCGACGTTCGCCGACGGCCTGCAGGTCCAGCGCGTGCTGGCGGCCGTCGAGGAGTCGAGCACCTCCGGGAACCGCTGGGTCCCGATCCAGGAGACGCCGGCGGCGACCGTCGGCGCGCACGAGTGA
- a CDS encoding GNAT family N-acetyltransferase, whose amino-acid sequence MAAGPERLGEMVRLRPMRPTDAQRLGELLQDPEAMRLTGSTRTYTPEEIEQWLATAPTLEGRYDWAITSAVQRDGTFVADEMFGEIVLDEIDTENASANLRLNLLPNYRGRGYGREAIAHVLTYAFAPDGLGLHRVSLRVLSINPRARMLYESLGFTVEGTLREAVRDGDGWADLVVMGILADEHEPPAPQDDVAI is encoded by the coding sequence ATGGCCGCGGGACCCGAGCGTCTCGGCGAGATGGTGCGTCTGCGGCCGATGCGGCCCACAGACGCCCAACGCCTGGGTGAGCTGCTCCAGGACCCCGAGGCCATGCGGCTCACCGGGTCCACCCGGACGTACACGCCCGAGGAGATCGAGCAGTGGCTCGCCACCGCGCCGACCCTCGAGGGCCGCTACGACTGGGCGATCACCTCGGCGGTGCAGCGCGACGGCACGTTCGTCGCCGACGAGATGTTCGGCGAGATCGTCCTCGACGAGATCGACACCGAGAACGCGTCCGCCAACCTGCGTCTCAACCTCCTGCCCAACTACCGGGGGCGGGGCTACGGGCGCGAGGCGATCGCGCACGTCCTGACGTACGCGTTCGCCCCGGACGGTCTCGGGCTGCACCGGGTCTCGTTGCGCGTGCTGAGCATCAACCCGCGGGCGCGCATGCTCTACGAGTCGCTCGGCTTCACCGTCGAGGGCACGCTCCGCGAGGCGGTGCGCGACGGCGACGGGTGGGCCGACCTCGTGGTCATGGGCATCCTCGCTGACGAGCACGAGCCTCCCGCCCCGCAGGACGACGTCGCGATCTGA
- the gatC gene encoding Asp-tRNA(Asn)/Glu-tRNA(Gln) amidotransferase subunit GatC: MSSLSRDEVARVAELARIDLSPEHVDKLAGELAVIVTAIEKVSTVATADVPATSHPLPLTNVFREDVPVAPLTQEAALSGAPAQEDGRFLVPQILGEE; this comes from the coding sequence ATGTCCTCACTCTCCCGTGACGAGGTGGCGCGCGTCGCCGAGCTGGCGCGCATCGACCTCAGCCCAGAACACGTCGACAAGCTGGCCGGTGAGCTCGCCGTCATCGTGACCGCGATCGAGAAGGTCAGCACGGTCGCGACGGCCGACGTGCCCGCGACCAGCCACCCGCTGCCGCTGACGAACGTCTTCCGCGAAGACGTGCCCGTCGCGCCGCTGACCCAGGAAGCCGCGCTCTCCGGAGCGCCCGCCCAGGAGGACGGCCGCTTCCTCGTCCCCCAGATCCTCGGAGAAGAGTGA
- a CDS encoding ABC transporter permease, translating into MSSRTATPDTEAKAPARRSRVLGTAGRNTGLVLALVLLCVVGVVTAGDRFANVDNVMTILRLASVIGVLSIGMTFVITAGGIDLSIGAVMGLASVWATTIATQTMATDTHWSLMVFVALAVGLVAGLVNGVLVAYGKVVAFIATLAMMAAARGLAEMISNRQTQRVRVNEFLDAFRGDLLGVPVLVWVFLVVAAAGWVLLNRTTFGRRTVAVGGNPEASRLAGINIRRHTVLVYGLAGLTAGIGAVMMLVRTTAGTSTHGQLYELDAIAAVVVGGTLLAGGRGTIVGTVLGVLIFTTLTNVFTQNNLSTSAQAVAKGVIIVVAVLLQQRLAARSRSST; encoded by the coding sequence GTGAGCTCTCGCACCGCGACGCCCGATACCGAGGCGAAGGCACCCGCCCGGCGCAGCCGCGTCCTCGGGACGGCCGGGCGCAACACCGGTCTCGTGCTGGCCCTCGTGCTCCTGTGCGTCGTCGGCGTGGTGACGGCCGGGGATCGCTTCGCGAACGTCGACAACGTCATGACGATCCTGCGCCTCGCGTCCGTCATCGGGGTCCTCTCGATCGGCATGACGTTCGTCATCACGGCAGGGGGGATCGACCTGTCGATCGGCGCTGTCATGGGCCTCGCGTCGGTCTGGGCGACGACGATCGCGACCCAGACCATGGCGACGGACACGCACTGGTCGCTCATGGTGTTCGTCGCGCTCGCGGTCGGCCTCGTCGCGGGCCTCGTCAACGGCGTGCTCGTCGCGTACGGCAAGGTCGTCGCGTTCATCGCGACGCTCGCCATGATGGCCGCCGCCCGCGGCCTCGCCGAGATGATCTCCAACCGCCAGACGCAACGCGTGCGCGTCAACGAGTTCCTCGACGCGTTCCGCGGCGACCTGCTCGGCGTACCCGTGCTCGTCTGGGTGTTCCTCGTCGTCGCGGCTGCCGGATGGGTGCTGCTCAACCGCACCACCTTCGGGCGGCGCACCGTCGCCGTCGGCGGCAACCCCGAGGCGTCACGCCTCGCCGGCATCAACATCCGACGGCACACGGTGCTCGTCTACGGTCTCGCCGGCCTCACCGCCGGTATCGGGGCCGTCATGATGCTCGTCCGTACGACCGCGGGTACCTCGACGCACGGCCAGCTCTACGAGCTCGACGCGATCGCGGCCGTCGTCGTCGGCGGGACCCTGCTCGCGGGCGGGCGCGGCACGATCGTCGGCACGGTCCTCGGCGTCCTCATCTTCACGACGCTCACGAACGTCTTCACCCAGAACAACCTCTCGACGTCGGCCCAGGCCGTCGCCAAGGGCGTCATCATCGTCGTCGCCGTGCTGCTCCAGCAGCGTCTCGCGGCGCGCTCCAGGTCCTCGACCTGA
- a CDS encoding substrate-binding domain-containing protein: MHASLSLRRRLAVGLGATAALTLGLTACTSNEEPPATTAPAASAPAPAAGGNDEPGDKIVIGFSGPAADHGWLGAINKAAIAEAEKYSDVELKVSEGTNDANLQISHVETFINDKVDAIVLLPTDGAALTDVAIKAMEAGIPVVNVDREFSSTFAARVTVLGDNYGMGVSAGTYICERLGGQSDAVVAEIAGIDSLPLTQDRSRGFEDALKGCGLSVSNRVAADFTIQGGESATAQLLSAAPKIDAIWNHDDDQGVGVLAAIETAGRDEFFMVGGAGSKNVMDLIKSGDSVVEATVIYPSTQAADGIKLARLVAQGRSMGDLVETSVPRKIQLYAPVVTKDNVDEFIGSAFES; this comes from the coding sequence ATGCACGCATCACTGTCGCTGCGCCGCCGACTGGCCGTGGGCCTGGGCGCGACTGCGGCTCTCACGCTCGGGCTGACTGCCTGCACGTCCAACGAGGAACCACCGGCGACGACGGCTCCCGCCGCGTCGGCACCCGCCCCTGCCGCGGGTGGCAACGACGAGCCCGGCGACAAGATCGTCATCGGGTTCTCGGGCCCGGCTGCCGACCACGGCTGGCTCGGCGCGATCAACAAGGCGGCGATCGCCGAGGCGGAGAAGTACAGCGACGTCGAGCTCAAGGTCTCGGAGGGCACGAACGACGCCAACCTCCAGATCAGCCACGTCGAGACCTTCATCAACGACAAGGTCGACGCGATCGTGCTGCTCCCGACGGACGGCGCCGCGCTGACCGATGTCGCGATCAAGGCGATGGAGGCGGGGATCCCGGTCGTCAACGTCGACCGCGAGTTCTCCTCGACGTTCGCGGCCCGCGTGACCGTGCTCGGTGACAACTACGGCATGGGCGTCTCGGCGGGCACGTACATCTGCGAGCGTCTCGGCGGGCAGTCCGACGCCGTCGTCGCGGAGATCGCGGGCATCGACTCGCTCCCGCTGACGCAGGACCGCTCGCGCGGGTTCGAGGATGCGCTCAAGGGCTGCGGCCTGTCGGTCTCCAACCGGGTCGCGGCCGACTTCACGATCCAGGGCGGCGAGTCTGCGACGGCGCAGCTCCTCTCGGCTGCGCCGAAGATCGACGCGATCTGGAACCACGACGACGACCAGGGCGTCGGTGTCCTCGCTGCGATCGAGACGGCGGGGCGCGACGAGTTCTTCATGGTCGGCGGGGCGGGCTCCAAGAACGTCATGGACCTCATCAAGAGCGGTGACTCGGTCGTCGAGGCGACCGTCATCTACCCGTCGACGCAGGCTGCCGACGGCATCAAGCTGGCGCGGCTCGTCGCCCAGGGCCGCTCGATGGGCGACCTTGTCGAGACGTCGGTGCCGCGCAAGATCCAGCTGTACGCGCCGGTCGTGACGAAGGACAACGTCGACGAGTTCATCGGCTCGGCCTTCGAGTCCTGA
- a CDS encoding 4a-hydroxytetrahydrobiopterin dehydratase: MEPLDNAHAQEAVYDAGWRVVAGAIRARFTTGTFVRGVELVERLTSVAEAQQHHPDVALRYTHVDVALTTHDVGAITSADVDLALEISQVAQQLGIGTAEVPSVVEIGIDAMVSSDLAPFWRAVLGYEGDDEDLADPHGAMPGVWFQQMDEPRPQRNRLHLDVYVPHDVVQARLEAALAAGGTLVTDRFAPSWWVVADTEGNEACLCTWQPKPDAGEAADQG, from the coding sequence ATGGAACCTCTCGACAACGCCCATGCCCAGGAAGCCGTCTACGACGCCGGCTGGCGCGTCGTCGCGGGAGCGATCCGCGCCCGGTTCACGACCGGCACGTTCGTCCGCGGCGTCGAGCTCGTCGAACGCCTCACCTCCGTCGCGGAGGCGCAGCAGCACCATCCCGACGTCGCGCTGCGCTACACCCACGTCGACGTCGCCCTGACGACGCACGACGTCGGGGCGATCACGTCCGCCGACGTCGACCTCGCGCTCGAGATCTCCCAGGTCGCTCAGCAGCTCGGCATCGGGACGGCCGAGGTTCCGAGCGTCGTCGAGATCGGCATCGACGCCATGGTCAGCAGCGACCTCGCGCCGTTCTGGCGCGCCGTCCTCGGGTACGAGGGCGACGACGAGGACCTCGCCGACCCGCACGGTGCGATGCCGGGCGTGTGGTTCCAGCAGATGGATGAGCCACGGCCGCAGCGCAACCGGCTCCACCTCGACGTCTACGTTCCCCACGACGTCGTGCAGGCGCGGCTCGAGGCCGCGCTCGCTGCGGGCGGAACTCTCGTGACCGACCGCTTCGCGCCGTCGTGGTGGGTCGTCGCCGACACCGAGGGGAACGAGGCGTGCCTCTGCACGTGGCAGCCGAAGCCTGATGCGGGCGAGGCGGCTGACCAGGGGTAG
- the gatB gene encoding Asp-tRNA(Asn)/Glu-tRNA(Gln) amidotransferase subunit GatB: MSATTVDLVAYDDAVRRYDPVIGIEVHVELGTRTKMFCPAEVEFGGEPNSQTTPVSLGLPGALPVVNRTAVEYAIRIGLALNCEIAESCRFARKNYFYPDVPKNFQTSQYDEPIAYDGYLDVELDDGSVFRVEIERAHMEEDAGKNTHVGGSTGRIHGAEYSLVDYNRAGIPLVEIVTRPIVGAGERAPEVARAYVQTLRDIFRALDVSEARMERGNVRADVNLSLRATPQSPLGTRTETKNVNSFRSIERAVRYEVSRQAAVLDAGETVIQETRHWHEDTGITTSGRVKSDAEDYRYFPEPDLVPVAPSREWVEEIRASLPEMPVARRNRLQAEWGYSDPEMRDVVNAGALDLIEATVAAGTSAAAARKWWMGELARRAKTDEVELEQLPVTPQQIVELQQLVDEGKINDKIARQVLEGILAGEGSAAQIVADRGLEVVSDDGPLLAVIDEVLAAQPDIVEKIKSGNLGPVGAVIGAVMKATRGQADAGRVRELVLERIG, encoded by the coding sequence ATGAGCGCCACCACCGTCGACCTCGTCGCCTACGACGACGCGGTCCGCCGCTACGACCCCGTCATCGGCATCGAGGTGCACGTCGAGCTCGGCACCCGCACCAAGATGTTCTGCCCCGCAGAGGTCGAGTTCGGCGGCGAGCCGAACAGCCAGACCACGCCGGTCTCGCTCGGCCTCCCGGGCGCGCTGCCGGTCGTCAACCGCACGGCGGTCGAGTACGCGATCCGCATCGGCCTCGCGCTCAACTGCGAGATCGCGGAGTCCTGCCGCTTCGCGCGGAAGAACTACTTCTACCCGGACGTGCCGAAGAACTTCCAGACGTCCCAGTACGACGAGCCCATCGCGTACGACGGCTACCTCGACGTCGAGCTCGACGACGGCTCCGTGTTCCGCGTCGAGATCGAGCGCGCGCACATGGAGGAGGACGCCGGCAAGAACACGCACGTCGGAGGCTCCACCGGACGCATCCACGGCGCCGAGTACTCGCTCGTCGACTACAACCGCGCAGGCATCCCGCTCGTCGAGATCGTGACGCGCCCGATCGTCGGCGCCGGCGAGCGTGCCCCCGAGGTCGCGCGCGCCTACGTCCAGACGCTGCGCGACATCTTCCGTGCTCTCGACGTCTCCGAGGCGCGCATGGAGCGCGGCAACGTCCGCGCCGATGTCAACCTCTCGCTCCGAGCGACGCCCCAGTCGCCGCTCGGGACGCGAACCGAGACCAAGAACGTCAACTCGTTCCGCTCGATCGAGCGCGCCGTGCGCTACGAGGTCTCGCGTCAGGCCGCGGTCCTCGACGCGGGGGAGACGGTCATCCAGGAGACCCGGCACTGGCACGAGGACACCGGCATCACGACGTCGGGCCGCGTGAAGTCCGACGCCGAGGACTACCGGTACTTCCCGGAGCCTGACCTGGTGCCCGTCGCGCCCAGCCGCGAGTGGGTCGAGGAGATCCGCGCGAGCCTCCCCGAGATGCCCGTCGCGCGCCGCAACCGGCTCCAGGCCGAGTGGGGCTACTCCGACCCCGAGATGCGAGACGTCGTCAACGCCGGAGCCCTCGACCTCATCGAGGCCACCGTCGCCGCCGGCACGAGCGCCGCAGCCGCCCGCAAGTGGTGGATGGGCGAGCTCGCCCGACGCGCCAAGACCGACGAGGTCGAGCTCGAGCAGCTGCCCGTCACCCCGCAGCAGATCGTCGAGCTCCAGCAGCTCGTCGACGAGGGCAAGATCAACGACAAGATCGCGCGCCAGGTGCTCGAGGGCATCCTCGCGGGCGAGGGCAGCGCCGCGCAGATCGTCGCGGACCGCGGCCTCGAGGTCGTGTCCGACGACGGCCCGCTCCTCGCGGTCATCGACGAGGTCCTCGCTGCTCAGCCCGACATCGTCGAGAAGATCAAGAGCGGAAACCTCGGCCCGGTCGGCGCCGTCATCGGTGCGGTCATGAAGGCGACCCGCGGGCAGGCCGACGCCGGCCGCGTCCGCGAGCTTGTGCTCGAGAGGATCGGCTGA